A stretch of Cynocephalus volans isolate mCynVol1 chromosome 9, mCynVol1.pri, whole genome shotgun sequence DNA encodes these proteins:
- the AMBN gene encoding ameloblastin, which produces MSAPKIPLSKMKDLILILCLLEMSSAVPMFPQQPGTLGMASLSLETMRQLGSLQGLNALSQYSRYGFGKSFNSLWMHGLLPPHSSFPWMRPREHETQQYEYSLPVHPPPLPSQPSLQPQQPGLKSFLQPTVAAAIQATALEGEPQPPIHVGQLPLQQGELPAMQQQVAPSDKPPKPELPGMDFAGPQVPSIFQIARLISQGPMPQNKPSPLYPGMFYIPYGANQLNAPARLGIMSSEEMAGGRGGPMAYGAMFAGFGGMRPSLGGMPPNPAMGGDFTLEFDSPVAGTKGPEKGEGGAQVSPMPEVNPTNPENPALIPEVAPGAHTGLLAFPKDNIPGLARGPAGQRKGPPRVTPAAADPLMTPELADVYGTYGADVTTPMGPEGEATMDNTMTPETQQTSVPENKAQQPQNMHDAWHLQEP; this is translated from the exons ATGTCAGCACCTAAG ATTCcactttccaaaatgaaggacctGATACTGATCCTGTGCCTCCTAGAAATGAGTTCTGCAGTGCCG ATGTTTCCTCAGCAACCTGGGACACTGGGAATGGCTAGTTTGAGCCTTGAG acaATGAGACAGTTGGGAAGTTTGCAGGGGTTAAATGCACTTTCTCAG TATTCTAGATATGGCTTTGGGAAATCATTTAATTCTTTGTGGATGCATGGTCTCCTCCCACcacattcctctttcccctggATGAGACCAAGGGAACATGAAACTCAACAG TATGAATATTCTTTGCCTGTGCACCCCCCACCTCTCCCATCACAGCCATccctgcagccccagcagccaGGACTGAAATCTTTCCTCCAGCCCACTGTTGCAGCCGCCATCCAGGCCACAGCCCTGGAAGGAGAGCCTCAGCCTCCCATTCACGTGGGACAGCTACCCTTGCAGCAAGGAGAACTTCCAGCAATGCAGCAGCAGGTGGCACCATCAGATAAGCCACCAAAGCCTGAG CTCCCAGGAATGGATTTCGCTGGTCCACAAGTTCCATCT ATATTCCAAATAGCCCGTTTGATATCTCAAGGACCAATGCCACAAAATAAACCATCTCca ctttatcCAGGAATGTTCTACATCCCCTATGGAGCAAATCAGTTG AATGCCCCTGCCAGACTTGGCATCATGAGTTCAGAAGAAATGGCC ggagggagaggaggcccCATGGCCTATGGAGCCATGTTTGCAGGTTTTGGAGGAATGAGGCCCAGCCTTGGGGGCATGCCCCCCAATCCAGCCATGGGTGGAGACTTTACTCTGGAATTTGACTCCCCAGTGGCTGGAACCAAAGGCCCTGAGAAAGGAGAAGGAGGTGCACAAGTTTCCCCCATGCCAGAGGTCAACCCAACCAATCCAGAAAACCCAGCTCTCATTCCAGAGGTAGCACCTGGTGCCCACACGGGGCTCCTTGCTTTCCCTAAAGACAATATTCCTGGTCTGGCAAGAGGCCCTGCAGGGCAGAGGAAGGGACCCCCCAGGGTCACCCCAGCAGCTGCTGACCCACTGATGACCCCTGAATTAGCTGATGTTTATGGGACCTATGGAGCTGATGTGACCACACCCATGGGACCCGAGGGAGAAGCGACCATGGATAACACAATGACCCCAGAAACTCAGCAAACATCAGTGCCAGAAAACAAAGCCCAGCAGCCCCAGAATATGCATGATGCGTGGCATCTCCAAGAGCCCTGA